The following proteins are encoded in a genomic region of Candidatus Diapherotrites archaeon:
- a CDS encoding ATP-dependent DNA helicase, whose amino-acid sequence MVPPTMLSSTLPFRFDTPREGQEQLIRDAHTAFRERKIFLAHAETGLGKTDASLSAALEVALTSDPRKTILFLTPKNSQHAIAVEALRGIKEKYSLDLRVIDLVGKKHVCVEESVMHKEGRAFYEACAKKKEMEGCGFFANARGYNPLQREKAGLYRKAFQEQVQGVHAAMAIKEAAATFSVNGNACGLCPYEMSMDLAKRADVIIADYYHVFSPGVAELVLPKLGKKPDNCILIVDEAHNLPERVRNLLSATLTTRQVQKAKEEALFLGKDDLASRLQAIDDALMARGNGIEAPEALVNDQFFSSIFPGEDLNMFSLECEAGGADYLEKSGRENAALIQVGEFMERWAAPSEGNARILKRRGSTDVSLAVKALDPKPLTQPVLEKMHACMLMSGTLHPLDMYADLLGISPQRLATGFYPSPFPKENRLSLIAPIGTTKYTARSEEAFEHMAARLGSIVNAIPGNTVVFFPSFKLLENMGNKLRDYTPRVLLFQHENMKVHQTNELVKKFRQYAHGFGGVLLACANGSLAEGMDFPGNELLGVVIVGIPLAEMNMETRALVDYYEKKFHRGWHYGYIFPAMGKAVQAAGRVIRSPTDKGVIVYLDTRYLQENYKTCLPPTQTYEVTKYPEERVKGFWKD is encoded by the coding sequence GTGGTTCCTCCCACCATGCTCTCCTCCACCCTTCCTTTCCGGTTTGACACCCCCCGCGAAGGGCAGGAACAACTCATCCGCGACGCCCACACGGCCTTCCGAGAAAGGAAAATATTCCTGGCGCACGCCGAAACCGGGTTGGGAAAAACGGATGCCAGCCTTAGCGCCGCGCTGGAAGTCGCCTTAACCAGCGACCCCCGAAAAACCATTCTCTTCCTCACGCCTAAAAATTCCCAGCATGCCATTGCCGTGGAGGCCTTACGGGGGATCAAGGAAAAATATTCCCTCGATTTACGCGTCATTGACCTCGTGGGAAAGAAACACGTGTGTGTGGAAGAGAGTGTGATGCACAAAGAAGGGAGGGCGTTCTACGAGGCCTGCGCTAAAAAGAAGGAGATGGAGGGTTGCGGGTTCTTTGCGAATGCCCGAGGGTACAACCCCCTACAGCGGGAGAAAGCAGGGCTGTACCGGAAGGCCTTCCAGGAACAAGTCCAAGGGGTGCACGCGGCCATGGCTATCAAGGAAGCGGCCGCCACCTTTTCGGTGAATGGAAACGCGTGCGGATTATGCCCGTATGAGATGTCCATGGACCTGGCCAAACGCGCGGATGTGATCATCGCGGACTATTACCATGTGTTCTCCCCCGGAGTCGCCGAGTTAGTTCTCCCCAAGCTGGGGAAGAAACCTGACAACTGCATCCTCATCGTGGATGAAGCGCACAACCTTCCCGAGCGGGTGAGGAATTTACTCTCCGCCACCCTCACCACGCGCCAGGTGCAAAAAGCCAAGGAGGAAGCCCTCTTCCTGGGGAAGGATGATCTCGCGTCCCGGCTGCAAGCCATCGACGACGCGCTTATGGCCCGCGGGAATGGTATTGAGGCCCCTGAAGCATTAGTGAACGACCAATTTTTTTCATCTATTTTTCCTGGGGAAGACCTGAATATGTTTTCTCTGGAATGCGAAGCGGGAGGCGCGGATTATTTGGAAAAATCGGGACGCGAAAACGCCGCCCTCATCCAAGTGGGGGAATTCATGGAACGCTGGGCCGCCCCATCTGAAGGAAACGCGCGCATCCTCAAGCGGCGGGGAAGCACTGATGTGTCGCTCGCGGTGAAAGCCCTGGATCCCAAACCCCTCACCCAACCGGTGCTCGAGAAGATGCACGCCTGCATGCTCATGTCAGGCACCCTGCACCCACTGGACATGTATGCGGATCTTTTGGGCATTTCACCACAACGATTAGCCACCGGATTCTACCCCTCCCCCTTTCCCAAGGAAAATCGCCTTTCCCTGATCGCCCCCATCGGCACCACCAAATACACGGCCCGCTCCGAGGAGGCGTTCGAGCACATGGCCGCGCGCCTTGGAAGCATCGTGAATGCCATCCCGGGGAACACAGTAGTATTTTTCCCATCATTCAAACTGCTCGAGAACATGGGAAACAAGCTCCGCGATTATACCCCACGCGTATTATTATTCCAGCATGAAAACATGAAGGTGCACCAGACGAATGAATTGGTGAAAAAATTCCGCCAGTATGCCCATGGGTTTGGCGGGGTGCTCCTCGCGTGTGCCAATGGAAGTTTAGCCGAAGGAATGGATTTTCCTGGAAATGAATTATTGGGCGTCGTTATCGTAGGAATCCCCCTCGCGGAGATGAATATGGAGACACGGGCGCTCGTGGACTACTATGAAAAAAAGTTCCACCGGGGTTGGCACTATGGTTACATCTTCCCCGCCATGGGAAAAGCGGTGCAGGCCGCCGGAAGGGTCATCCGCTCCCCCACGGACAAAGGGGTTATCGTCTACCTCGACACGCGCTACCTCCAGGAAAACTACAAAACCTGCCTGCCCCCCACCCAAACCTATGAGGTGACAAAATACCCGGAAGAACGGGTGAAGGGATTCTGGAAGGATTAA